CTCGAACCGAAGGAAAGGCATTTCTTAAAGCCACTATACGTAATCCCATCGCTTCTATTTGAGTGATGAATTTGCGTAAAGCTTCAAGTTTTTCCCTATTGTGACAGTGACTAATAATTACAATGGGTTCTTTACGCCCCTTGTATTTTCCCATACTTTGTATCTTCGAAGCCAAAGTAGCGTCACTGTTATCCGGAACATCCAAAAAGATATCTCTTCGGGTGCTAAAGATCCCCAGATTTTTAGCGGCAGTATATACTGCGCTTTTTGAGGTAGTGGCACTATCAATAAAGAAAAGTCCTTTATTGGCCAAATGGCTGAGTACGGCAGTAATTGTAGGCAAACTGGCGGTGGTAGCACTGCCCATATGGTTATTGGCTGCAATCGCCATGGGCATTTGCTTGATGAAATTGTTTAAAACATCTTCAATATCTCTCTCTTGCATATTTTGAGAAATATACTTCTCACCCGGGCTAATACTA
This is a stretch of genomic DNA from Candidatus Cloacimonadota bacterium. It encodes these proteins:
- a CDS encoding divergent polysaccharide deacetylase family protein gives rise to the protein MAKKLIIPLLGLLLLWGCKSKPESSDVNVPPPLEANEEIYEPEEESQTLQETDLMSYEYNWSKSDDMPDVVIIIDDFGNSAGQLLEDFADLPKEIVFAVLPDLPHTKTAANLASQKGHEVIIHIPMEAENSSISPGEKYISQNMQERDIEDVLNNFIKQMPMAIAANNHMGSATTASLPTITAVLSHLANKGLFFIDSATTSKSAVYTAAKNLGIFSTRRDIFLDVPDNSDATLASKIQSMGKYKGRKEPIVIISHCHNREKLEALRKFITQIEAMGLRIVALRNAFPSVR